A single window of Streptomyces sudanensis DNA harbors:
- a CDS encoding cation diffusion facilitator family transporter produces MGAGHHHGHTHGSPPAGTAGAAHRWRLRVALGITLSVMVVEIVGGVLADSLALIADATHMATDAVGLGMALLAIHMANRPATAKRTYGYARAEILAALANCLLLLGAGGYVLFEAVQRFVEPAETKGGLTVVFALVGLAANMVSLSLLVRGQKDSLNVRGAYLEVLADALGSVTVLVAAGVILATGWQAADPIASLVIAVMIVPRTVKLLRETLDVLLESAPKDVDMAEVRAHLLALPGVEDVHDLHAWTITSGMPVLSAHVVVEASVLDGGGHEKVLHDLRECLVGHFDVEHCTFQLEPSGYAAHEAGLCH; encoded by the coding sequence ATGGGGGCTGGACACCACCACGGGCACACACACGGAAGTCCGCCGGCGGGCACGGCCGGCGCCGCGCACCGGTGGCGGCTGCGGGTGGCTCTCGGGATCACGCTCAGCGTGATGGTCGTGGAGATCGTCGGCGGCGTCCTCGCCGACTCGCTCGCCCTGATCGCGGACGCGACGCACATGGCGACCGACGCGGTCGGCCTGGGCATGGCGCTGCTCGCCATCCACATGGCGAACCGCCCGGCCACCGCGAAGCGCACCTACGGCTACGCCCGCGCGGAGATCCTGGCGGCGCTGGCGAACTGCCTGCTGCTGCTGGGGGCCGGCGGGTACGTCCTGTTCGAGGCGGTCCAGCGGTTCGTGGAGCCGGCCGAGACCAAGGGCGGGCTGACGGTCGTCTTCGCCCTGGTCGGTCTGGCCGCGAACATGGTGTCCCTGTCGCTGCTGGTGCGCGGGCAGAAGGACAGCCTCAACGTGCGCGGCGCCTACCTGGAGGTGCTGGCGGACGCGCTGGGGTCGGTGACGGTGCTGGTGGCCGCCGGGGTGATTCTGGCCACCGGCTGGCAGGCGGCGGACCCGATCGCGTCGCTGGTGATCGCCGTGATGATCGTGCCCCGGACGGTGAAGCTGCTCCGGGAGACGCTGGACGTGCTGCTGGAGTCGGCTCCGAAGGACGTGGACATGGCGGAGGTGCGGGCGCACCTGCTGGCGCTGCCGGGGGTGGAGGACGTCCACGACCTGCACGCCTGGACGATCACCTCGGGGATGCCGGTGCTGTCCGCGCACGTGGTGGTGGAGGCGAGCGTGCTCGACGGCGGGGGCCACGAGAAGGTGCTGCACGACCTGCGGGAGTGCCTGGTCGGCCACTTCGACGTGGAACACTGCACGTTCCAGCTGGAGCCGAGCGGCTACGCGGCGCACGAGGCGGGCCTGTGCCACTGA
- a CDS encoding GNAT family N-acetyltransferase, protein LRWRTRPETDADRAFVHAVNAAAFETSAEADLVDALRADPDAWLPGLSYVAEAPDGSVAAYALITRCRVGDAPAAALAPVAVAPEHQRQGAGGAVVRAALDAARLAGEPLVLVLGHPEYYPRFGFVPASRYGIRAPFDVPDEAMMALRLDPRGRTPSGTIAYPPAFGV, encoded by the coding sequence CTCCGCTGGCGGACCCGCCCCGAGACGGACGCCGACCGCGCCTTCGTGCACGCGGTGAACGCGGCGGCCTTCGAGACCTCCGCCGAGGCGGACCTGGTCGACGCGCTGCGCGCCGACCCCGACGCCTGGCTGCCGGGCCTGTCGTACGTCGCCGAGGCGCCGGACGGCTCGGTCGCGGCGTACGCGCTGATCACCCGCTGCCGCGTCGGGGACGCCCCGGCCGCGGCGCTGGCCCCGGTGGCGGTCGCCCCGGAGCACCAGCGGCAGGGCGCCGGCGGGGCCGTCGTACGGGCCGCCCTGGACGCCGCGCGGCTCGCCGGGGAGCCGCTGGTGCTGGTGCTGGGCCACCCGGAGTACTACCCCCGCTTCGGTTTCGTACCGGCCTCGCGGTACGGGATCCGGGCGCCCTTCGACGTCCCGGACGAGGCGATGATGGCGCTCCGGCTGGACCCCCGCGGGAGGACGCCCTCGGGCACCATCGCCTATCCGCCCGCCTTCGGCGTCTGA